The Prevotella sp. E9-3 genome has a window encoding:
- a CDS encoding AraC family transcriptional regulator, which produces MQNSKYLVANEQSRKLGLAVSTVGHEHLKPFEHYPTSGHAKGYYFNTATGRILQEYQILFIVEGEGVFSSSHVTDVRVKAGNIIMLFPGEWHSYHPDAEVGWNLYWIGFKGDIINPYLNAGILSAEKPIYYVGQSLEITNLYESAIHLAEEEQMCMNMVLSGIVLHLIGMIHYQEQSLVQIDHDENIELITKARSLIRENIETDLSIQDIATQLGTSYSNLRKLFRKYTGMPPTQYQNELRLQEACNLVTYTNLPIKEIAYRLFFDTPQYFSITFKKKTGFTPHEYRVLSRRKE; this is translated from the coding sequence ATGCAAAACAGCAAATATCTCGTTGCCAACGAACAGAGCCGAAAACTGGGATTGGCAGTCAGCACCGTTGGGCACGAACACTTGAAACCCTTCGAGCACTACCCCACCAGCGGACACGCCAAGGGCTATTACTTCAACACAGCCACAGGCAGAATACTCCAGGAATATCAGATACTGTTCATTGTAGAAGGCGAAGGAGTGTTCTCGTCGAGCCATGTGACCGACGTAAGAGTAAAGGCCGGAAATATCATTATGCTATTCCCGGGAGAATGGCACAGTTATCATCCGGATGCTGAAGTGGGATGGAACCTGTATTGGATAGGTTTCAAAGGCGACATCATCAACCCGTACTTAAATGCTGGAATACTGTCGGCAGAAAAGCCCATCTACTATGTAGGACAATCATTGGAGATCACGAACCTGTACGAGTCGGCCATTCATCTGGCCGAAGAAGAGCAGATGTGCATGAACATGGTACTGAGCGGCATAGTGCTCCACCTCATCGGAATGATTCACTATCAGGAACAGAGTCTTGTTCAGATTGACCACGACGAGAATATTGAACTGATCACAAAGGCCCGTTCGCTGATACGTGAGAATATCGAGACCGACCTCTCCATTCAGGATATTGCCACCCAGTTAGGCACCAGCTACAGCAACCTGCGCAAGCTATTCCGCAAATATACAGGTATGCCGCCTACACAATACCAAAACGAGCTGCGCCTTCAGGAGGCTTGCAATCTGGTGACATACACCAATCTGCCCATCAAGGAGATTGCCTATCGCCTATTCTTCGACACCCCTCAGTATTTCTCTATCACCTTCAAGAAGAAGACTGGTTTCACTCCGCATGAATACAGGGTACTCTCACGGCGTAAAGAATAA
- a CDS encoding IS3 family transposase, giving the protein MKAYPVTSQCKLLGVSTQAYYKHGDTDLRKLAEEAFCVEYVKRIRQKDRGIGGGKLWQMYRKEFGDVHSVGYNRFYDIIEKYNLKVRKRKRRAKTTDSDHDLPLYPNLVKELIPLRPNQLWVSDITYMVIYLNAQTGEYDFCYLSLVTDYYTKEIIGWCVGETLEAKFAIEALEMALGRLGGRRDVDLIHHSDRGVQYASYAYTDILREHNIKISMTECGDPKDNAVAERVNGIVKNELLQGMSFFSIQEVRKALKAAIDFYNNERPHMSLDWRTPAEAALCTGELKKKWTSYREKAIKSLAA; this is encoded by the coding sequence GTGAAGGCTTACCCCGTCACGTCACAGTGTAAGCTGCTTGGTGTGTCAACCCAGGCCTACTATAAGCATGGTGACACGGATCTTCGCAAGTTGGCGGAGGAGGCGTTCTGCGTGGAGTATGTCAAGCGTATCCGTCAGAAGGACCGCGGCATCGGCGGCGGCAAGCTTTGGCAGATGTACAGGAAGGAGTTCGGCGACGTCCACAGCGTAGGCTACAACCGTTTCTATGATATCATTGAGAAGTATAACCTGAAGGTGCGTAAGCGCAAGCGTCGCGCTAAGACGACCGATTCCGACCACGACCTGCCCCTGTACCCCAACCTGGTGAAGGAACTCATCCCGCTGCGTCCCAACCAGCTGTGGGTGAGCGACATCACCTATATGGTCATCTATCTGAATGCCCAGACGGGCGAATACGACTTCTGCTACCTGTCGCTTGTGACAGACTACTATACAAAGGAAATTATCGGCTGGTGCGTAGGCGAGACATTGGAGGCCAAGTTTGCCATCGAAGCCCTGGAAATGGCATTGGGCCGGCTTGGAGGCAGACGGGATGTTGATCTTATTCACCACTCTGACCGTGGCGTACAGTACGCAAGCTACGCCTATACGGACATCTTGAGAGAACACAACATTAAGATCAGCATGACCGAATGTGGAGACCCAAAGGACAATGCTGTGGCAGAACGTGTCAACGGCATCGTCAAGAACGAGCTGCTTCAGGGAATGTCTTTCTTCTCAATACAGGAGGTCAGGAAGGCTTTGAAGGCTGCCATCGACTTCTACAACAACGAGCGTCCGCATATGAGTCTTGACTGGAGAACGCCTGCAGAAGCGGCGCTCTGCACGGGAGAACTGAAGAAAAAGTGGACAAGCTACAGAGAAAAGGCCATCAAAAGCTTGGCTGCATGA
- a CDS encoding energy transducer TonB, translating to MNYRKFFSAFCVFILCVTMLSAQVVNAGEEKVASDTIPTYPGGQKAFRKFIKRNLQYPDYCAQFGAEGVCTMVFVVEANGYISSVSAKDCKITQMNSGKSERYSDDQLKAIKKECARQMAKEGLRVIRKMKTWNPGKKNGKPVRLIHSLNLTFGINYVDDEM from the coding sequence ATGAATTACAGGAAATTTTTTTCAGCATTCTGTGTGTTCATTCTGTGTGTAACGATGTTAAGCGCTCAAGTTGTGAATGCTGGTGAGGAAAAGGTTGCCAGTGATACTATTCCAACTTACCCTGGAGGACAAAAAGCCTTCAGAAAGTTTATCAAGAGGAATTTGCAATATCCTGACTATTGTGCACAATTTGGGGCTGAAGGCGTTTGCACTATGGTGTTTGTCGTTGAAGCAAATGGATATATAAGTAGTGTTTCAGCAAAAGACTGTAAAATCACGCAGATGAATTCTGGGAAAAGTGAAAGATATTCCGATGACCAATTAAAAGCCATCAAAAAAGAATGTGCGCGGCAAATGGCCAAAGAAGGACTGCGTGTTATACGTAAAATGAAAACATGGAATCCCGGTAAGAAAAACGGAAAACCTGTACGGCTGATACATTCACTTAATTTAACCTTTGGCATCAATTATGTTGACGATGAAATGTAA
- a CDS encoding AsmA family protein — protein MMKKTLIRILKISGIAILVLIVFLVFGTLVLNTPTVQHKLMKHSTALLSEKLETTVDIDKVNVNVFSQSLEMHNVVIEDLQHREMLKVGELDVKFEIIPLVTQKLVKIKSARLIGLKAFLLGEQGDEPANYQFLVEAIKEDKENAIDDHHEEPDTLKRPKKKLSFDVNNLFLQDIDLSYNDKKIVLGSLYYKKNFLEEATGQLTDLSFEWKQQTKKGLQDCRASIDRINYKGDKKQHTLDIDRLRFKTNNHLPRKNSGKPKRGAFDAGHLNILANAKMNIELIQPDSLIATITHLDAKDDDAGWLVKDINLHLNANKRHATLSDINIKLTETTLAIQKAEVQLPNKKENLPFTYTASPITGRVILRDIAKPFAPVLSKFDMPLTLNVELSGDSTSMDYQNITVATGDKRLTISSTGTLRHLKDKYALAIRFHVNKMTARNGVAKDIIELFPVKKFMMKQLQALGTIHYTGDFDVLWKKEQFRGLLNTNVGDLNFQFQLDEANKYLIGSASTSNVELGKAFDVKDLGKIVCTTDFRFDIHKGRTAEMRRKLGGKLPIGEVKANVKEAKYKKITVRNINADIKSNGAVAIGDIAILGRHTDLLASFSFTNTDSIRSKLKVKPGIRFHGLTDEHKQEKAEKKRKKKEQKLLKKQQKEMEKERRKAEKTQGDNA, from the coding sequence ATGATGAAAAAAACACTGATTCGCATCCTGAAGATTTCAGGAATCGCCATCCTCGTGTTGATAGTGTTCCTCGTTTTTGGAACATTAGTCCTTAACACGCCTACTGTTCAGCACAAACTGATGAAGCACTCCACCGCCCTGCTCTCTGAAAAACTGGAGACAACGGTGGATATTGACAAGGTGAATGTCAACGTGTTCTCACAAAGCTTAGAGATGCACAATGTGGTGATTGAGGACCTGCAGCACCGTGAGATGCTGAAGGTGGGCGAACTCGATGTTAAGTTTGAAATCATCCCCTTAGTAACCCAGAAACTGGTAAAGATCAAGTCGGCCCGCCTTATTGGCCTGAAAGCGTTTCTTTTAGGCGAACAAGGTGACGAGCCAGCCAACTACCAGTTCCTTGTCGAAGCGATTAAAGAAGACAAGGAGAACGCTATCGACGACCATCACGAAGAGCCTGACACGCTGAAGAGACCGAAGAAAAAACTTTCTTTCGATGTCAATAACCTGTTCTTGCAGGATATTGACCTGAGCTACAACGACAAGAAAATTGTTCTCGGTTCTCTTTACTATAAGAAGAACTTTCTGGAGGAAGCTACTGGCCAACTGACCGACCTCAGTTTTGAATGGAAGCAACAAACCAAGAAGGGGCTTCAGGACTGCAGGGCCTCTATAGACAGAATCAACTACAAAGGCGATAAGAAACAACATACGCTGGACATAGACCGCTTGCGCTTTAAGACCAACAATCACCTGCCCCGCAAGAACAGCGGGAAACCCAAGCGTGGAGCTTTCGATGCCGGACACCTCAACATACTGGCCAATGCCAAGATGAACATCGAACTGATACAACCCGACAGTCTTATAGCCACCATCACCCATCTTGACGCTAAAGACGACGATGCCGGTTGGCTGGTCAAGGATATAAACCTGCACCTCAATGCCAACAAGCGTCACGCCACACTCTCGGACATCAACATCAAACTGACAGAGACCACCCTGGCCATTCAGAAGGCCGAAGTGCAGTTGCCCAACAAGAAAGAGAACCTACCCTTCACCTATACAGCATCGCCCATCACAGGAAGAGTGATTCTCCGCGACATAGCCAAGCCCTTTGCACCCGTTCTGAGCAAGTTCGACATGCCGCTCACGCTGAATGTGGAACTCTCAGGCGACAGCACCTCAATGGACTATCAAAACATCACCGTGGCCACTGGCGACAAGCGACTCACCATTTCCTCTACCGGTACGCTGCGCCATCTGAAAGACAAGTATGCCCTGGCCATCCGGTTCCACGTCAACAAGATGACGGCCCGCAATGGTGTGGCCAAAGATATTATTGAGCTGTTTCCTGTCAAGAAGTTCATGATGAAACAGTTGCAAGCCCTGGGCACCATTCACTACACAGGCGACTTTGATGTGCTGTGGAAGAAAGAACAGTTCAGGGGACTGCTGAACACTAACGTTGGCGACCTGAACTTCCAGTTCCAGCTCGACGAGGCCAACAAATATCTGATTGGTTCAGCCTCAACCAGTAATGTTGAACTGGGAAAAGCGTTCGACGTGAAAGACCTGGGAAAGATAGTTTGCACCACCGATTTCCGTTTTGACATTCATAAAGGCCGAACGGCCGAAATGCGCCGCAAGTTAGGCGGCAAACTGCCTATCGGTGAAGTGAAAGCCAACGTGAAAGAGGCTAAGTACAAGAAGATAACCGTTCGCAACATCAATGCCGACATCAAGAGCAATGGTGCCGTTGCCATCGGAGACATTGCCATTCTGGGCCGTCACACAGACCTGCTTGCCTCGTTCAGTTTCACCAATACCGACTCCATCAGGTCCAAACTGAAAGTGAAGCCCGGCATCCGTTTCCACGGTCTCACAGACGAGCATAAACAGGAAAAAGCCGAGAAAAAGAGAAAGAAGAAAGAACAAAAGCTGTTGAAAAAACAGCAAAAGGAAATGGAGAAAGAACGTCGGAAGGCAGAAAAGACACAGGGGGATAACGCCTGA
- a CDS encoding nucleotidyl transferase AbiEii/AbiGii toxin family protein, giving the protein MTIYDQMVAAYTQKRGTATPNVEQEVMQHIALAGLHRGGFFQHAAFYGGTCLRLFHNLPRFSEDMDFSLIEKRNDIHIENYFPAIIEEFRLAGHEVSIVKKEKKIFGRVESAFLKENTEVYDIKFQTKKTVKVKLELDTDPPLAFETEQLALQQPYSFMTRCFTLPDLFAGKMHALVYRAWQRRVKGRDWYDFEWYVRWNVPLDFKHLQERIHVFSGEETSKEDFMSQLREKLSTTDIERVKEDVIGFVDNPHELDIWSNDYFLQLADRIVFKE; this is encoded by the coding sequence ATGACGATTTATGATCAGATGGTAGCTGCTTATACCCAAAAGCGGGGTACGGCTACGCCTAATGTAGAACAGGAAGTGATGCAACACATAGCCCTGGCAGGACTACATCGTGGGGGCTTCTTTCAGCATGCTGCTTTTTATGGAGGCACCTGTCTGAGACTATTTCACAATCTGCCAAGATTTTCTGAGGATATGGATTTCTCTCTGATAGAGAAACGCAATGATATTCATATCGAGAATTATTTCCCTGCCATTATTGAAGAGTTTCGCTTAGCTGGTCATGAAGTGAGCATCGTCAAGAAGGAAAAGAAAATCTTCGGGCGTGTAGAATCGGCTTTCCTGAAGGAGAATACAGAGGTTTACGACATAAAGTTTCAGACCAAGAAAACGGTAAAGGTGAAACTTGAACTTGACACAGATCCGCCTTTGGCTTTTGAAACTGAACAATTGGCTCTGCAACAGCCATATTCGTTTATGACGCGCTGTTTTACGTTGCCCGACCTCTTTGCCGGCAAAATGCATGCATTGGTTTATAGGGCCTGGCAACGCAGAGTAAAAGGTCGCGACTGGTATGACTTCGAGTGGTATGTCCGATGGAATGTGCCTCTCGATTTCAAGCACTTGCAAGAGCGCATCCATGTATTTAGTGGTGAGGAGACTAGCAAAGAAGATTTTATGAGTCAACTCCGCGAAAAGTTATCAACAACAGACATTGAGCGAGTGAAGGAGGATGTTATAGGTTTTGTAGATAACCCTCACGAACTGGATATTTGGTCGAACGACTACTTCCTACAGTTGGCCGACAGAATCGTGTTCAAGGAATAG
- a CDS encoding LamG domain-containing protein: MRKFFLTCLATLMVGVSAWGYRISDNYTIETKFKINAVGAGLAFRVFEGFGGSICMWQFNVGQDGTKSLFRPHDWKVGGILLGEIDTRNYGVTLNTTDWFVTKIVVSDNGTHADTYLRKADDDIDVLIDSRDGNFRFGMVGTRQDHDGNTNESASYDYFKITDDDSGRILYYEDFETTDGNWQNDPIWENGTITTEGRNLSEVKYFPKNMFLDAVDMHYAVDADVYIEEGFLSLVFGIGKNGSNYMWQLSPWYENQNRTIIYYHLDNGNENWKAHAASANFPDFDGDAFLNQWHHVTIKVDGNIVNTYIDGKLQNSFVQCDMTDLERLNDGGVGLRADGSNNATHRGKVDNLTLTHFDAEGNILSVDLFDNFAGESARYLDVELNPLTYIEDEAFCYDVPAGNGNAFRLLQSEQPYEPLVLSEIQESSVLPAPLTTDVKTVKTLTANQWNTLCVPFSLTAEQIADIFGANTKVAAFKNVVNNVINFELATTVEAGVPCLINPEKAPTSFTADLTISQSAPVSVVEGNVQFVGTYGKQALLSDGTNLLLQLDGSLKKPAEGEEIKGLSAFFAVPENTEVSISVEGSVLTGISEMRHTFSGDSLYYDLMGRATKAPAKGIYLNKNKKVVIR, from the coding sequence ATGAGAAAATTTTTCTTAACATGTTTAGCCACTCTGATGGTGGGAGTTAGTGCGTGGGGTTACCGTATTTCGGACAACTACACCATCGAAACCAAGTTCAAGATCAATGCCGTGGGTGCCGGACTCGCTTTCCGCGTGTTCGAGGGTTTTGGAGGCTCTATCTGCATGTGGCAGTTCAATGTGGGTCAGGACGGAACAAAATCTCTTTTCCGCCCTCACGACTGGAAGGTGGGCGGTATTCTTCTGGGCGAGATAGATACCAGAAACTATGGCGTAACGCTGAACACTACCGACTGGTTTGTAACAAAGATTGTCGTTAGTGACAATGGTACCCATGCCGATACCTATCTGAGAAAGGCTGACGATGATATCGATGTGCTCATTGACTCGCGCGACGGAAATTTCCGCTTTGGTATGGTAGGCACTCGACAGGACCACGACGGCAATACTAACGAATCGGCCAGCTATGACTATTTCAAGATTACTGACGATGATTCGGGGCGCATCCTCTATTATGAGGATTTCGAAACTACCGATGGCAACTGGCAGAACGACCCCATTTGGGAGAACGGCACCATTACCACAGAGGGACGCAACCTGAGCGAGGTGAAGTACTTCCCGAAGAATATGTTTCTTGATGCTGTAGATATGCACTATGCCGTTGATGCCGACGTGTATATCGAGGAGGGATTCCTCTCTTTGGTATTTGGCATTGGTAAGAACGGCAGCAACTATATGTGGCAGCTGTCGCCCTGGTATGAGAACCAGAACCGCACCATCATCTATTACCATCTGGACAATGGAAACGAGAATTGGAAAGCACATGCTGCCAGCGCTAATTTCCCTGATTTTGACGGCGATGCCTTTCTGAACCAGTGGCATCACGTAACCATCAAGGTCGATGGAAATATTGTCAACACTTATATTGACGGAAAGTTACAGAATTCGTTCGTTCAGTGTGACATGACCGATTTGGAGCGTCTGAACGACGGAGGTGTCGGACTGCGTGCCGATGGCTCTAATAATGCTACGCATAGAGGAAAAGTAGATAACCTGACGCTTACTCACTTCGATGCTGAGGGAAACATTCTAAGTGTTGACCTGTTCGACAATTTTGCCGGCGAAAGCGCACGCTATCTGGATGTAGAGCTGAATCCGCTTACTTATATCGAGGATGAGGCTTTCTGCTATGATGTGCCCGCTGGCAATGGAAATGCTTTCCGCTTGCTTCAGAGTGAACAGCCATACGAGCCTCTCGTTCTGAGTGAAATTCAGGAGTCGTCTGTTCTTCCAGCCCCTTTGACCACCGATGTGAAAACCGTTAAAACGCTCACGGCAAATCAATGGAACACTCTTTGCGTTCCTTTTAGTCTCACCGCCGAACAGATTGCGGACATCTTTGGTGCCAATACCAAGGTTGCCGCATTTAAGAATGTGGTGAACAATGTGATTAATTTCGAACTGGCAACGACTGTTGAGGCCGGTGTGCCCTGTCTGATCAATCCTGAGAAGGCACCAACCTCGTTTACCGCCGACCTTACTATTTCGCAGTCGGCACCTGTGAGTGTAGTCGAAGGCAACGTCCAGTTTGTTGGTACCTATGGCAAACAGGCTCTGCTGAGCGATGGTACAAACCTTCTGCTGCAGTTGGATGGTTCATTAAAGAAACCTGCCGAAGGCGAAGAAATCAAGGGTTTGAGCGCTTTCTTTGCTGTGCCCGAAAATACGGAAGTTAGCATCAGCGTAGAGGGAAGTGTTCTTACTGGTATCAGCGAGATGCGTCATACTTTCTCTGGCGATTCTTTGTATTACGATCTTATGGGTCGTGCAACAAAGGCACCTGCCAAGGGAATCTATCTGAACAAGAACAAGAAAGTAGTAATAAGATAG
- a CDS encoding glycosyl hydrolase — translation MYKRFLMMMIGCWMISLSMSADDAPLLTTADFAKPSMKWRPIPLWFWNNTRVSGTVLEQQLQQMIEKDGYGGCAILPFGQGFRPQYLSADYFNLYKMAVDYASLHGASMSIYDEYGFPSGSMGAINGSGVTTFKNNHPDHTIKRLDKMEYMVGSGATFDRKLPLSGKLMSLVAWNKTTKEILPLREYYDAETQHLKWTAPESSNWRVMVFQCVADGDPNVDYLSQEAVSLFVQDTHEAYYRHFGEHFGKAIVSTFFDEPTMYRAQGRMWTNDFNEQFEQRYGFSPEMLYPALWYDIGPKTAYARNLMFGLHSTLYSEGFMKTISDWAEAHGILATGHQDQEEIANPTSVAGDLMLVGKYLGMPGIDKIGNGRATEDFYKVVSSSANNWDKTYVMSETFGAMGNIPVEKLYETAIEQYTKGINHLIPHAVWYNDRDVTFLPELSWRNPLYNSELPAFNRFLARLNYVLERPGRHVADVAVLYPIQTQYAGHKFDGPKGYYEGGVEVEGTDYPRISHLLTDDLGIDFTYLHPETMDDRCTVANGQLVMSNKVNTEHFNMILLPGVKVISLANLRKIEQAWNEGVKVVFTTQYPQQAADGEEGDDEVKAIVNRMLESAVNKARFIPVPSVETLGAVMSELLPRRDVAFSDGPHPFNYLHKVIDGREVFYFGNIDATSATNTIRIRTAASKFVLLNPHTGQTVVPELNTVDEGFVEFRLQLRPCQSVFLVEEGLLLDNGSPVEPVEKKQSYTIEMQAEVDQLSAGVCFSIADQQNYCMWQINMSNPQHPRLRPHRWMGGNPSVLGEIDLPAELGLEIGSPFRLKLEIEEESYIKTYINDVLVDERGGSYVFGRIGFRQAHDDAFGKTEIARFDDVCITTLTSNPTDNTIRETQVFTADFSNSNPFSAGSVVSGWLKVEGQMSHDVLAWLNKVPSAVNALHVYSMSSKFWNIDGRPVPEGKPFHGIAIAGGKKYSMIR, via the coding sequence ATGTATAAACGATTTTTGATGATGATGATTGGCTGTTGGATGATTTCATTGTCCATGTCGGCCGATGATGCACCACTTCTGACGACGGCAGATTTTGCCAAACCTTCCATGAAATGGCGTCCAATACCCTTGTGGTTTTGGAACAACACACGAGTTTCAGGTACTGTACTTGAACAACAACTTCAACAAATGATCGAAAAAGACGGCTACGGAGGATGTGCAATCCTGCCTTTCGGGCAAGGATTCCGTCCTCAGTATCTGTCGGCCGATTATTTCAATCTCTACAAAATGGCTGTTGACTACGCCAGTTTGCACGGCGCTTCTATGTCCATATATGATGAGTATGGCTTTCCAAGCGGCAGCATGGGGGCTATCAACGGCTCGGGCGTTACTACGTTTAAGAACAATCATCCCGACCACACCATCAAGCGACTGGACAAGATGGAATATATGGTGGGCAGCGGCGCTACCTTCGACCGCAAGCTGCCTTTGAGTGGCAAACTGATGTCGCTGGTGGCATGGAACAAAACCACAAAGGAAATTCTACCCCTGCGTGAATACTATGACGCCGAGACCCAACATCTGAAATGGACGGCACCTGAGAGCAGCAACTGGCGTGTGATGGTGTTTCAGTGTGTGGCGGATGGCGATCCCAATGTTGACTACCTGTCGCAGGAGGCTGTGAGCCTGTTTGTGCAGGATACTCACGAGGCCTATTATCGCCATTTCGGCGAGCACTTTGGTAAAGCCATTGTCTCTACCTTTTTTGACGAGCCTACGATGTACCGTGCACAAGGCCGCATGTGGACTAATGATTTCAACGAGCAGTTTGAACAGCGTTATGGCTTCTCTCCCGAGATGCTCTATCCCGCTCTGTGGTATGATATAGGACCGAAGACAGCCTATGCCCGCAATCTGATGTTCGGCCTTCACTCTACCCTTTATAGTGAGGGATTCATGAAGACCATCAGCGACTGGGCTGAGGCTCATGGTATATTGGCCACTGGCCATCAGGATCAGGAAGAGATAGCCAATCCCACCAGTGTGGCAGGCGACCTGATGCTGGTAGGCAAGTATCTCGGTATGCCCGGCATCGACAAGATAGGCAACGGGCGTGCTACGGAAGATTTCTATAAAGTGGTGTCGTCATCGGCCAACAACTGGGACAAGACGTATGTAATGTCGGAGACTTTCGGTGCGATGGGAAACATCCCCGTTGAGAAACTCTACGAGACAGCTATTGAGCAATATACCAAAGGCATCAACCACCTGATTCCCCATGCCGTATGGTATAACGACAGGGATGTGACGTTCCTGCCTGAGCTATCGTGGAGAAATCCGCTCTACAACAGCGAACTGCCTGCGTTCAACCGTTTCCTTGCGCGACTGAATTATGTGTTGGAACGCCCGGGGCGCCATGTGGCCGATGTGGCCGTTCTGTATCCTATTCAGACACAGTATGCCGGACATAAGTTTGATGGTCCGAAAGGATATTACGAAGGCGGTGTGGAAGTGGAAGGTACCGACTATCCCCGTATCTCACATCTGTTGACCGACGATTTAGGTATCGACTTTACCTATCTTCATCCCGAGACCATGGATGATCGCTGTACTGTGGCCAATGGTCAGCTTGTGATGAGCAACAAGGTGAATACCGAGCATTTCAACATGATACTCCTTCCTGGTGTAAAAGTGATTTCATTGGCCAACCTTCGCAAGATAGAACAGGCCTGGAACGAGGGGGTGAAAGTAGTGTTCACCACGCAGTATCCTCAACAGGCTGCCGATGGCGAGGAAGGCGATGACGAAGTGAAAGCGATTGTCAATCGGATGCTTGAGTCGGCAGTCAACAAAGCCCGGTTCATTCCGGTACCAAGTGTCGAGACCTTGGGTGCCGTGATGAGTGAACTCCTGCCCCGGCGTGATGTGGCATTCAGTGACGGCCCCCATCCGTTCAACTATCTTCACAAGGTGATTGACGGGCGTGAGGTGTTCTATTTCGGCAATATTGATGCCACATCGGCCACCAATACCATTCGCATAAGAACGGCAGCCTCTAAATTCGTGCTGCTCAATCCGCATACAGGCCAGACTGTTGTTCCTGAACTGAATACCGTCGATGAAGGTTTTGTTGAGTTTCGTTTGCAGCTCCGTCCCTGTCAGTCGGTGTTTCTGGTGGAAGAAGGACTGTTGTTGGATAATGGCTCACCTGTTGAGCCTGTAGAAAAGAAGCAGTCATATACTATCGAGATGCAGGCTGAGGTGGATCAACTCTCTGCAGGAGTCTGTTTCAGTATTGCCGATCAGCAGAACTACTGCATGTGGCAGATCAATATGTCCAATCCACAGCATCCACGCCTGCGCCCTCACCGTTGGATGGGGGGCAATCCCTCTGTGCTGGGCGAGATAGACCTGCCTGCCGAGCTCGGTCTTGAAATAGGAAGTCCGTTTCGCCTGAAGCTCGAGATTGAGGAGGAGTCCTATATCAAGACTTATATCAACGATGTGCTGGTTGACGAACGCGGAGGTAGTTACGTCTTTGGGAGAATAGGTTTCCGCCAGGCCCATGATGATGCTTTCGGAAAAACAGAGATAGCCCGCTTTGACGATGTGTGCATTACTACTCTTACCAGCAATCCCACTGATAATACCATCAGGGAAACACAGGTGTTTACGGCCGATTTCAGTAATAGCAATCCTTTTTCTGCCGGCTCTGTCGTCTCGGGATGGCTCAAGGTGGAAGGTCAGATGTCGCACGATGTGCTGGCGTGGCTCAATAAGGTTCCGAGTGCTGTAAATGCTCTTCATGTATATAGCATGTCGTCCAAATTCTGGAACATTGACGGGCGGCCCGTTCCAGAGGGAAAGCCGTTTCATGGAATAGCCATTGCCGGAGGAAAGAAGTATAGCATGATTCGATAA